In Streptomyces sp. DG2A-72, one genomic interval encodes:
- the cobJ gene encoding precorrin-3B C(17)-methyltransferase has translation MIGLISATAAGAAARDRLAAAWPERTRVYDGPVGDAVRAAFAECEQLVCFLATGAVVRLVAPLLSDKRADPGVVCVDESGRFAVSLVGGHEGGANELTLEVGELFGAQPVVTTATDAVGLPGLDTLGLPVEGAVPAVSRALLDGEPVALVTEVPWPLPALPVAAQGAYTIRVTDRTVEPAEHEVVLRPPSLVVGVGASRNAPVDEVLGLVEGALREAGLSGRSIAELATVDAKAEEPGIVAAAERLGVPLVTYPAEELAAVEVPNPSDAPLAAVGTPSVAEASALIGGGELLVPKRKSAMATCAVVRRPARGRLAVVGLGPGARDLLTPRAKAELQRAAVLVGLDQYVDQIRDLLRPGTRVLESGLGAEEERARTAVAEARRGQAVALIGSGDAGVYAMASPALAEASDDIDVVGVPGVTAALAAAAILGAPLGHDHVSISLSDLHTPWEVIERRVRAAAEADIVVTFYNPRSRGRDWQLPKALAILAEHRSATTPAGVVRNASRPDESGRLTTLAALDPATVDMMTVVTVGNTATREIAGRMVTPRGYRWQEAQEGAE, from the coding sequence GTGATCGGCCTCATTTCCGCCACCGCGGCGGGCGCGGCTGCGCGGGACCGGCTGGCCGCGGCCTGGCCGGAGCGGACTCGGGTGTACGACGGCCCGGTCGGGGACGCCGTACGGGCCGCGTTCGCGGAGTGCGAGCAGCTGGTGTGTTTTCTGGCCACGGGGGCGGTGGTGCGGCTGGTCGCTCCGCTGCTGTCGGACAAGCGGGCCGATCCCGGTGTGGTGTGCGTCGACGAGAGCGGGCGGTTCGCGGTTTCGCTGGTCGGTGGGCATGAGGGCGGGGCTAATGAACTCACCCTGGAAGTGGGTGAGTTGTTCGGCGCGCAACCCGTGGTGACCACGGCCACCGATGCCGTCGGACTGCCGGGCCTCGACACGCTCGGGCTCCCGGTGGAGGGGGCCGTACCCGCGGTGTCCCGTGCCCTGCTGGACGGTGAACCCGTCGCCCTCGTCACCGAGGTGCCGTGGCCGCTGCCTGCGCTCCCCGTGGCAGCGCAGGGTGCGTACACGATCCGCGTCACCGATCGCACGGTCGAGCCCGCCGAGCACGAGGTCGTGCTGCGCCCGCCGTCCCTCGTCGTCGGCGTCGGCGCCTCGCGGAACGCCCCCGTCGACGAGGTGCTCGGGCTCGTCGAGGGCGCGTTGCGGGAGGCGGGGCTGTCCGGCCGCAGCATCGCCGAACTCGCCACCGTCGACGCCAAGGCCGAGGAGCCCGGCATCGTCGCGGCGGCCGAGCGGCTGGGGGTGCCGCTGGTGACCTACCCGGCCGAGGAGCTGGCCGCCGTCGAGGTGCCCAACCCCTCCGACGCGCCGCTCGCCGCCGTCGGCACGCCGTCCGTGGCGGAGGCTTCGGCGCTCATCGGCGGCGGTGAACTGCTCGTGCCGAAGCGGAAGTCGGCGATGGCCACGTGTGCGGTCGTACGACGCCCCGCGCGCGGCCGTCTCGCGGTGGTCGGGCTCGGACCCGGCGCCCGGGATCTGCTCACCCCGCGCGCGAAGGCCGAACTCCAGCGCGCTGCCGTGCTCGTCGGCCTGGACCAGTACGTCGACCAGATCCGCGATCTGCTGCGGCCCGGCACCCGGGTGCTGGAGTCGGGGCTCGGCGCGGAGGAGGAGCGGGCGCGGACCGCGGTCGCCGAAGCCCGGCGCGGGCAGGCCGTCGCGCTGATCGGCAGCGGGGACGCGGGCGTGTACGCGATGGCCTCCCCCGCGCTCGCGGAGGCCTCCGACGACATCGACGTCGTCGGCGTACCCGGCGTGACCGCCGCGCTCGCCGCCGCCGCGATCCTCGGGGCACCGCTCGGCCACGACCATGTGTCGATCAGCCTGTCCGACCTGCACACGCCCTGGGAGGTCATCGAGCGGCGGGTGCGGGCGGCGGCCGAGGCGGACATCGTCGTGACGTTCTACAACCCGCGCAGCCGGGGCCGCGACTGGCAGCTGCCGAAGGCGCTCGCGATCCTCGCCGAGCACCGGTCGGCAACGACGCCGGCCGGAGTCGTACGAAACGCCTCACGGCCGGACGAGTCCGGTCGGCTGACGACCCTGGCCGCCCTGGACCCGGCGACGGTCGACATGATGACCGTCGTGACCGTGGGCAACACGGCGACCCGCGAGATCGCGGGACGCATGGTGACGCCGCGCGGCTACCGCTGGCAGGAAGCGCAGGAGGGCGCCGAGTGA
- a CDS encoding precorrin-8X methylmutase, which translates to MNRVVHPIELESFRRLRARLDTSHFPPLTRAVVERVIHSAADLDYAADLVMDESDLAGAHAALHAGAPVVVDVEMVAAGITRRETVCRLRDAEAGPGLTRSAHAIRLAYEQVGPGALWVVGNAPTALEELLTLDASPALVIGLPVGFVGATESKAALRESGLPAVSNVSEKGGSAVAAAALNALLYHPTSPSEEKQ; encoded by the coding sequence GTGAACCGTGTGGTCCACCCCATCGAGCTGGAGTCCTTCCGGCGGCTGCGCGCCCGCCTGGACACCTCGCACTTCCCGCCGCTGACCCGGGCGGTCGTGGAGCGGGTCATCCACTCCGCGGCCGACCTCGACTACGCGGCCGACCTCGTCATGGACGAGTCCGACTTGGCCGGCGCCCATGCCGCGCTGCACGCCGGGGCGCCGGTCGTCGTGGACGTCGAGATGGTCGCGGCCGGGATCACCCGGCGCGAGACCGTGTGCCGGCTGAGAGACGCCGAGGCCGGGCCAGGGCTGACCCGTTCGGCCCATGCGATCCGGCTCGCCTACGAGCAGGTCGGTCCGGGCGCCCTCTGGGTCGTCGGCAACGCGCCCACCGCGCTGGAGGAACTGCTGACGCTGGACGCCTCCCCCGCACTCGTCATCGGTCTGCCCGTCGGCTTCGTCGGCGCGACCGAGTCCAAGGCCGCGTTGCGCGAGAGCGGGCTGCCCGCTGTCAGCAACGTGTCCGAGAAGGGCGGTTCGGCGGTCGCCGCCGCCGCGCTCAACGCCCTGCTGTACCACCCCACTTCGCCATCCGAGGAGAAACAGTGA
- a CDS encoding sirohydrochlorin chelatase, protein MTTAPPALLIAGHGTRDDAGAEAFRDFVRELGLRHPGLPVAGGFIELSPPPLGDAVTELVERGVRRFAAVPLMLVSAGHAKGDIPAALAREKERHPGISYTYGRPLGPHPALLNVLERRLDEALGGRRPQDRADVTVLLVGRGSTDPDANAEVHKAARLLWEGRGYAGVETAFVSLAAPDVPSGLERCVKLGARRIVVLPYFLFTGILPDRVKQQTEGWAAAHPEIEVRSAEVIGPEPELLDLVMERYEEAVKGDLRMNCDSCVYRVALPGFEDKVGLPQQPHFHPDDDGHHHHGHHHHGGHAHAH, encoded by the coding sequence GTGACCACCGCGCCGCCCGCCCTGCTCATCGCCGGCCACGGCACCCGGGACGACGCCGGAGCCGAGGCGTTCCGCGACTTCGTACGGGAGTTGGGGCTCCGCCACCCCGGACTGCCGGTCGCGGGCGGCTTCATCGAGCTGTCCCCGCCGCCGCTCGGCGACGCGGTGACCGAGCTGGTGGAACGGGGGGTGCGGCGGTTCGCCGCCGTTCCGCTGATGCTGGTGTCCGCCGGACACGCCAAGGGGGACATCCCGGCGGCGCTGGCCCGCGAGAAGGAACGGCACCCCGGGATCTCGTACACCTACGGCCGTCCCCTGGGCCCGCACCCGGCGCTGCTGAACGTGCTGGAGCGGCGGCTCGACGAGGCCCTGGGCGGGCGCCGCCCCCAGGACCGGGCGGACGTCACCGTGCTGCTGGTCGGGCGGGGGTCCACGGATCCCGACGCCAACGCCGAGGTGCACAAGGCGGCCCGGCTGCTGTGGGAGGGCCGCGGATACGCGGGCGTGGAGACGGCGTTCGTGTCGCTGGCCGCGCCCGACGTGCCGAGCGGGCTTGAGCGGTGCGTGAAGCTGGGCGCGCGGCGGATCGTCGTCCTCCCCTACTTCCTGTTCACCGGCATCCTGCCGGACCGGGTCAAGCAGCAGACCGAGGGCTGGGCCGCCGCGCACCCCGAGATCGAGGTGCGGTCGGCCGAGGTCATCGGCCCGGAGCCGGAGCTGCTCGATCTGGTGATGGAGCGGTACGAGGAGGCCGTCAAGGGCGATCTGCGCATGAACTGCGACTCCTGCGTCTACCGCGTCGCACTGCCCGGCTTCGAGGACAAGGTCGGCCTGCCGCAGCAGCCGCACTTCCACCCGGACGACGACGGCCACCACCATCACGGTCACCACCATCACGGCGGACACGCCCATGCACACTGA
- the cobC gene encoding Rv2231c family pyridoxal phosphate-dependent protein CobC, which yields MHTDGGHDLRHHGDAEVRDDGSALVDLAVNVRADTPPAWLRDRIAASLGGLAAYPDGRSARAAVAARHGIAPDRVLLTAGAAEAFVLLARALKVRQPVVVHPQFTEPEAALRDAGHTVDRVSLRPEDDFRLDPAAVPEEADLVVIGNPTNPTSVLHPADAIAELARPGRALVVDEAFMDAVPGEREALAGRTDVPGLVVLRSLTKTWGLAGLRIGYVLAAPETIADLERAQPLWPVSTPALAAAQACVEPQALAEAAHAAHRIAADRAHLVAGLAEFDGLRVVAPAEGPFVLVRLAHAADVRRRLRELGFAVRRGDTFPGLDAEWLRLAVRDRATVNSFLHALRQALAGP from the coding sequence ATGCACACTGACGGCGGCCACGACCTGCGGCACCACGGTGACGCCGAGGTACGCGACGACGGCTCGGCCCTCGTCGACCTGGCCGTCAACGTCCGCGCCGACACACCTCCGGCGTGGCTGCGCGACCGGATCGCCGCCTCGCTCGGCGGGCTCGCGGCCTACCCGGACGGGCGTTCCGCGCGGGCGGCGGTGGCGGCACGGCACGGGATCGCGCCGGACCGGGTGCTGCTGACCGCGGGGGCCGCCGAAGCGTTCGTGCTGCTGGCGCGGGCGCTGAAGGTGCGTCAACCGGTCGTCGTGCACCCGCAGTTCACGGAGCCGGAGGCCGCGCTGCGGGACGCGGGCCACACCGTCGACCGGGTGTCGCTCCGGCCGGAGGACGACTTCCGGCTGGACCCGGCCGCCGTACCGGAGGAGGCCGACCTGGTCGTGATCGGCAACCCGACCAACCCCACCTCGGTGCTGCATCCGGCCGACGCGATCGCCGAACTCGCCCGCCCCGGACGGGCGTTGGTGGTGGATGAGGCGTTCATGGACGCGGTGCCGGGTGAGCGGGAGGCACTGGCCGGCCGGACGGACGTACCGGGCCTGGTCGTCCTGCGCAGCCTCACCAAGACCTGGGGTCTGGCGGGCCTGCGCATCGGCTACGTGCTCGCCGCCCCGGAGACCATCGCCGACCTGGAACGGGCCCAGCCGCTGTGGCCGGTGTCCACGCCCGCGCTGGCCGCGGCACAGGCGTGCGTGGAGCCACAGGCGCTCGCGGAGGCGGCCCACGCGGCTCACCGCATCGCCGCCGACCGGGCCCATCTCGTCGCCGGGCTGGCGGAGTTCGACGGACTGCGGGTCGTGGCGCCCGCCGAGGGACCCTTCGTCCTCGTACGACTGGCGCACGCGGCCGACGTGCGGCGCCGGCTGCGTGAGCTGGGGTTCGCGGTGCGGCGCGGAGACACCTTCCCGGGTCTGGACGCGGAGTGGCTGCGGCTGGCGGTACGGGACCGGGCGACGGTCAACTCCTTCCTCCACGCCCTGCGTCAGGCACTGGCCGGTCCTTGA